A stretch of the Asticcacaulis sp. ZE23SCel15 genome encodes the following:
- the recF gene encoding DNA replication/repair protein RecF: MKTYIHRLSLTDFRSYTSLDFDLAGRSAYLFGPNGAGKTNLLEAISVLSPGRGLRGAALADLGRKNPDEPKGRPWGVAAKLVSEDDDINIGTGSDPRDLNKRGVRLDGQNVSAARLLDHLRLVWLTPAQDRIFLEARAERLRFFDRLVFADEPAHASVVNAYEKALRERLKLLVHGPADDGWLSVLEQRLAESGARMIASRGRALEALQAEIEDHHGAFPKADLALLGADNPDDLTEGYRRARARDAAAGRSLFGPHRMDLSVFHREKNRTASDCSTGEQKALVLNMILAQGSRLSRRSDLPNPVLLLDEVAAHLDPVRRAALFDETTHLRLQTLFTGTDENLFDALRGRALGVRIDGGQLTEFVD, translated from the coding sequence GTGAAAACCTATATCCATCGCCTGTCTCTGACCGATTTCCGATCCTATACGTCGCTGGATTTTGATCTGGCAGGGCGCAGTGCCTATCTGTTTGGGCCCAACGGCGCGGGCAAGACCAACCTGCTTGAAGCCATCAGCGTTTTAAGTCCCGGTCGGGGCTTGCGCGGGGCGGCGCTGGCTGATCTGGGCCGTAAGAACCCTGATGAGCCCAAAGGCCGTCCGTGGGGGGTGGCCGCAAAGCTGGTCAGCGAAGACGATGACATCAATATCGGCACCGGTTCCGACCCGCGCGACCTCAATAAACGCGGGGTGCGGCTGGATGGGCAGAACGTGTCGGCAGCACGCCTGCTGGATCATTTGCGGCTGGTATGGCTGACGCCTGCGCAGGACCGCATCTTCCTTGAGGCCCGCGCCGAGCGGTTACGCTTTTTCGACCGGCTGGTATTTGCCGATGAGCCCGCCCACGCCAGTGTCGTTAATGCCTATGAGAAAGCCTTGCGGGAACGCCTGAAACTGCTGGTGCACGGCCCCGCCGACGACGGCTGGTTGAGTGTGCTGGAGCAACGTCTGGCCGAATCCGGCGCGCGCATGATCGCGTCGCGTGGGCGCGCGCTGGAGGCTCTGCAAGCCGAGATCGAAGACCACCACGGTGCCTTCCCGAAGGCTGATCTGGCCCTGCTGGGGGCCGATAATCCTGATGACCTAACCGAGGGTTATCGCCGGGCCCGTGCCAGAGATGCCGCCGCCGGGCGGTCATTGTTCGGGCCGCACCGCATGGACCTCAGCGTCTTTCATCGGGAGAAAAATCGCACGGCGTCGGACTGCTCGACCGGTGAGCAAAAGGCGCTGGTGCTCAACATGATTTTAGCCCAGGGCTCGCGCCTGTCACGGCGCTCTGATCTGCCCAATCCGGTGCTGTTGCTGGACGAAGTTGCCGCCCACTTAGACCCCGTCCGCAGGGCGGCTTTGTTTGACGAAACCACCCATTTAAGGCTACAAACACTGTTTACGGGAACGGATGAAAATCTGTTTGACGCCTTACGCGGGCGCGCCCTTGGTGTTCGCATAGATGGCGGACAACTCACGGAATTTGTTGATTAA
- the gyrB gene encoding DNA topoisomerase (ATP-hydrolyzing) subunit B, translating to MSDEPIDPTLAEGEEPMAAEYGADSIKVLKGLDAVRKRPGMYIGDTDDGSGLHHMVYEVVDNAIDEALAGHATRVEVILNADGSCTVTDDGRGVPVDIHEGEGVSAAEVIMTELHAGGKFDQNSYKVSGGLHGVGVSVVNALSDYLDLTIYRQGKKHEVRFERGVTVSPLKVTGEAPLRENGKDYTGTEVTFFPSLTTFAFIEFDRKTLEHRLRELAFLNSGVHIRFADLREAEPYDIILHYDGGIVEFVRHLDKAKSPIIKAPVSVRGKRDKVELDLALQWNDSYHETMLCFTNNIPQRDGGTHLAAFRGALTRVMTAYMESSGAAKKEKITVTGEDAREGLTCVLSVKVPDPKFSSQTKDKLVSSEVRPAVEGLVYDKLTQWFEENPVEAKQIVSKIIEAASAREAARKARDLTRRKSALDISSLPGKLADCQERDPAKSEIFIVEGDSAGGSAKQARNRENQAILPLRGKVLNVERARFDKMLSSEQIGTLIVALGAGIGRDDFNIEKLRYHKIIIMTDADVDGAHIRTLLLTFFYRQMPEVIRNGYLYIAQPPLYKVAKGKSSRYLKDDTELDAFLIEEGVQDATLELRNGERVMGLDLEEQVRTAKSFKQSVDRLSSRAPAFAIEQAALSGLFGANPDMAQAAIRLDRRNEDGDGPWSVVIGEGGGYVFSRIRRGVTERVVLDEAMMHSADARRLSERAEAIGDLYTEASVFRRKDKVTDIRGPLDLVAAVLDAGRKGLSIQRYKGLGEMNAEQLWETTLDKDVRTLLRVDAENPDLADDMFSRLMGDLVEPRREFIQENALDAEVDA from the coding sequence ATGAGCGACGAACCTATCGATCCTACCCTCGCCGAAGGTGAAGAACCGATGGCTGCGGAATACGGCGCTGATTCGATTAAGGTGCTCAAAGGTCTGGACGCCGTGCGTAAGCGTCCGGGCATGTATATCGGTGATACGGACGATGGTTCGGGCCTGCATCACATGGTCTACGAAGTGGTCGATAACGCGATTGATGAGGCCCTGGCGGGCCATGCGACGCGCGTCGAAGTGATCCTGAATGCCGATGGGTCGTGTACGGTCACCGACGATGGGCGCGGCGTGCCGGTCGATATCCACGAAGGTGAAGGCGTGTCGGCGGCGGAAGTCATCATGACCGAACTGCACGCCGGCGGTAAGTTCGACCAGAACTCCTATAAGGTCTCCGGCGGTCTGCACGGCGTGGGCGTGTCGGTGGTGAACGCGCTATCCGACTATCTGGATCTGACCATCTATCGTCAGGGCAAGAAGCACGAAGTCCGCTTTGAACGCGGCGTGACCGTCAGCCCGCTGAAAGTCACCGGTGAAGCGCCTTTGCGCGAAAACGGCAAGGATTATACCGGCACCGAAGTGACATTTTTTCCGTCGCTGACGACCTTTGCCTTTATCGAATTTGACCGCAAAACGCTTGAGCACCGCCTGCGCGAACTGGCGTTCCTGAACTCCGGCGTTCATATCCGCTTTGCCGACCTGCGCGAGGCCGAACCCTACGACATCATCCTGCATTATGACGGCGGTATCGTTGAGTTCGTCAGGCACCTCGATAAGGCCAAGTCGCCGATCATCAAGGCGCCGGTTTCGGTGCGCGGCAAGCGTGACAAGGTTGAGCTCGATCTGGCCCTGCAATGGAACGACAGCTACCACGAAACCATGCTGTGCTTCACCAACAACATCCCGCAGCGCGACGGCGGCACTCACCTGGCAGCCTTCCGCGGCGCGCTGACGCGGGTGATGACGGCCTATATGGAGAGTTCTGGTGCGGCTAAAAAGGAAAAGATCACCGTCACCGGCGAAGATGCCCGCGAAGGCCTGACCTGTGTGCTGTCGGTTAAAGTGCCCGACCCCAAGTTCTCATCGCAGACCAAGGACAAGCTGGTATCCTCTGAGGTGCGTCCGGCGGTCGAAGGGCTGGTTTACGATAAGCTGACCCAGTGGTTTGAAGAAAACCCGGTCGAGGCCAAGCAGATCGTCTCCAAGATCATCGAAGCCGCCTCGGCCCGCGAAGCTGCCCGTAAGGCCCGCGATCTTACCCGCCGTAAATCGGCGCTCGATATTTCGTCCCTTCCGGGTAAGCTGGCTGACTGTCAGGAACGCGATCCGGCCAAGTCTGAAATCTTCATCGTCGAAGGTGACTCCGCTGGGGGTTCCGCAAAGCAAGCCCGTAACCGCGAAAATCAGGCCATCCTGCCCCTGCGCGGTAAGGTTCTGAACGTCGAGCGCGCCCGCTTTGATAAGATGCTGTCGTCCGAACAGATCGGCACCCTGATCGTGGCGCTGGGGGCGGGCATTGGCCGTGATGATTTTAATATCGAAAAGCTGCGCTACCATAAGATCATCATCATGACCGATGCTGATGTCGATGGCGCGCACATCCGCACGCTGCTTTTGACCTTCTTCTATCGCCAGATGCCTGAGGTTATTCGCAACGGTTACCTCTATATCGCCCAGCCGCCGCTCTATAAGGTCGCCAAGGGTAAGTCGTCGCGCTACCTTAAGGACGACACGGAACTGGATGCCTTCCTGATCGAAGAAGGTGTGCAGGACGCAACGCTTGAGCTTCGCAACGGCGAGCGCGTCATGGGGCTTGATCTCGAAGAACAGGTGCGTACCGCCAAATCGTTCAAGCAAAGCGTCGATCGTTTGTCATCGCGCGCGCCGGCGTTTGCCATTGAACAGGCGGCTTTGTCTGGCCTGTTTGGGGCGAACCCCGATATGGCGCAGGCCGCGATCCGCCTTGATCGCCGCAACGAAGATGGCGATGGCCCGTGGTCGGTGGTGATCGGTGAAGGGGGCGGCTATGTCTTTTCGCGTATCCGCCGGGGTGTTACGGAGCGGGTCGTGCTGGACGAAGCCATGATGCACTCGGCCGATGCGCGCCGCTTGTCGGAACGCGCGGAGGCTATTGGCGATCTCTATACCGAAGCGTCAGTCTTCCGCCGCAAGGATAAGGTTACCGACATTCGCGGGCCGCTGGATCTGGTGGCGGCGGTGCTGGATGCGGGCCGTAAGGGCCTGTCGATCCAGCGCTATAAAGGCCTTGGGGAAATGAATGCCGAGCAGTTGTGGGAAACCACGCTGGATAAGGACGTGCGCACTCTGCTTAGGGTCGATGCTGAAAACCCCGATCTGGCCGACGATATGTTCAGCCGCCTGATGGGGGATCTGGTCGAACCGCGCCGCGAGTTCATTCAGGAAAATGCTCTGGACGCCGAGGTGGATGCGTAG
- the lpdA gene encoding dihydrolipoyl dehydrogenase codes for MADTNFDVVIIGGGPGGYNAAVRAGQLGLKAAIVELRGVLGGTCLNVGCMPSKALLHASELFEAASGEFAHIGIEVPAPKLNLIQMMKAKQDSVNALTKGVEFLMKKNKVTYFVGFGKIEGAGKVSVTAADGKVEQLTTKHIVIATGSEPTPLPGVTVDQKQIVDSTGALSLPAVPKHLVVVGAGIIGLELGSVWRRLGAKVTVVEFLDRITPGMDTEVATQFQKILTKQGFAFKLGTKVTSAKTGKSGVSLTLEAAAGGNAETLEADVVLVAIGRRPFTNGLGLDTVGITPDARGFIATDHFKTSAPGVWAIGDVIHGPMLAHKAEEDAVAVIELIAGKAGHVDYDLVPSVVYTFPEVAWVGKTEDQLKAAGVQYKTGKFPFMANSRAKINHETDGFVKFLADAKTDKVYGVHILGPQAGEMIGEACVLMAFGGASEDLARTCHPHPTRSEAVKQAAMGVEGWTMQA; via the coding sequence ATGGCGGACACGAACTTTGACGTAGTCATCATCGGCGGTGGCCCCGGCGGCTACAATGCGGCGGTGCGCGCCGGACAACTGGGGCTGAAAGCGGCGATCGTGGAATTGCGCGGCGTCCTGGGCGGCACCTGCCTGAACGTCGGCTGTATGCCGTCAAAGGCCCTGCTGCACGCCTCGGAACTGTTTGAAGCGGCCTCTGGTGAATTTGCCCATATCGGCATCGAAGTCCCCGCGCCCAAGCTCAACCTCATCCAGATGATGAAGGCCAAACAGGACAGCGTCAACGCCCTGACCAAGGGTGTCGAATTCCTGATGAAGAAGAACAAGGTCACCTATTTCGTCGGCTTCGGTAAGATCGAAGGGGCCGGTAAGGTTTCGGTCACCGCCGCTGACGGTAAGGTCGAGCAACTGACTACCAAGCACATCGTCATCGCCACCGGCTCCGAGCCAACCCCGCTGCCGGGTGTCACGGTTGACCAAAAGCAGATTGTCGATTCCACCGGCGCTCTGTCGCTGCCGGCGGTGCCCAAGCACCTCGTCGTCGTCGGTGCCGGCATCATCGGTCTTGAACTCGGCTCGGTCTGGCGTCGTCTGGGTGCCAAGGTGACCGTGGTCGAATTCCTCGACCGCATCACGCCGGGTATGGACACCGAAGTCGCCACCCAGTTCCAGAAAATCCTGACCAAGCAGGGCTTTGCCTTTAAGCTCGGCACCAAGGTCACTTCGGCCAAGACCGGTAAGTCTGGCGTCAGCCTGACCTTAGAGGCCGCCGCCGGTGGCAATGCCGAAACACTCGAAGCCGATGTGGTTCTGGTCGCCATTGGTCGTCGCCCGTTCACCAACGGCTTGGGGCTTGATACGGTCGGCATCACTCCCGATGCGCGCGGGTTTATCGCCACGGATCATTTCAAAACCTCAGCCCCCGGTGTGTGGGCGATCGGTGACGTGATCCACGGCCCGATGCTGGCCCACAAGGCCGAAGAAGATGCCGTTGCGGTCATCGAACTGATCGCCGGTAAGGCCGGTCACGTCGATTACGATCTGGTGCCGTCGGTCGTCTACACCTTCCCCGAAGTGGCGTGGGTCGGTAAGACCGAAGACCAGCTTAAGGCCGCGGGCGTCCAGTACAAAACCGGCAAGTTCCCGTTCATGGCGAACAGCCGCGCCAAGATCAACCATGAGACCGACGGCTTCGTGAAGTTCCTGGCCGATGCCAAGACTGATAAGGTCTACGGCGTGCATATCCTTGGGCCGCAAGCCGGGGAAATGATCGGCGAAGCGTGCGTGCTGATGGCCTTTGGCGGGGCGTCCGAAGATCTGGCGCGCACCTGTCATCCGCACCCGACCCGCTCCGAGGCCGTCAAGCAGGCGGCTATGGGCGTCGAAGGCTGGACGATGCAGGCCTAA